CAGGTAAATGAGGAAACGCTACAGTCGGACGCACTTCTGCAAGGTTGATTTCAACGACCTGCTCATATTGTGCATCTTCATCTGCCGTATACACTGTATACTCTTTCTTTGTATGCTCTTTCAAATACTCTTCTGTCTTATCGTCTACAATAAAGATACCATTTTTAGCACCTGCTTCAATTGCCATGTTCGCCATTGTAAATCTGTCATCCATAGAGAGATTCTCAATCCCATCACCTACAAATTCCATTGATTTATATAAAGCTCCATCAACACCGATTTTGCCGATAATATGAATAATAATATCTTTACCGCTTACATATGGTCCTGGTTTTCCTGTTAATACAAATTTGATTGCCCCTGGTACCTTGAACCACAATTCACCTGTTGCCATACCTGTAGCAATATCTGTTGTACCCACACCTGTAGAAAATGCTCCTAATGCTCCGTATGTACATGTATGAGAATCCGCACCAATAATACATTCTCCGGCAGCCACTACACCAGCCTCAGGAAGGATTGCATGTTCAACACCAGATTTTCCTTGTTCAAAATACCATTTCAATCCCTGTTCTTTCGCAAACTCTCGGATTGCTTTTGAATTTTCTGCTGATTTAATATCTTTGTTTGGTGTAAAATGATCCGGTACAAATACAACCTTATCCTTATCAAACACATGATCTGACATCTGTTTTACGATTGGCAAAGCCATAGGTCCGGTAATATCATTTGCCATCACTACATCTAATTTTGCCATGATCAGCTGTCCTGCCTCTACAGAGTCCAACCCTGCATGTGCTGCCAGGATCTTCTGTGTCATTGTCATTCCCATCGTGACAACCTCCTTTATGCCCAATATTTTCTTTTATCTGTTTCTTTATATTTGTTAATACCTTCGGACAGATATTGCCCGAAGGTTCTTTTGTAATTATTTTGCCTGAATATACCCCTTTGCTGTCAAAGCTTCTGCACAAAGGACAGCACCACCTGCTGCACCTCTTACTGTGTTATGAGACAGTCCAACGAATTTATAATCAAACATGCTGTCTTCTCTGAGTCGACCAATTGATACGCCCATTCCATTTTCATAATTTACATCCTGTGTAACCTGTGGACGATTATCTTCTTCTAAGTACTGAATAAACTGCTTTGGAGCACTTGGAAGGTTTGCTTCCTGTGGAAATCCTTTGAAATTCACAAGCTTTTCGATAAGCTGTTCTTTTGTAGGTTTCTTTTCAAAATTGATAAATACAGCTGCTGTATGTCCATTTAAAACAGGTACTCGGATACACTGACATGTAATCTTTGGAAGCTCTGCTTTCACGATCTGTCCATTCTCTACTCTTCCAAGTACACGAAGTGGCTCCTGCTCACTCTTCTCTTCTTCTCCTCCGATAAATGGAATAATATTTCCAACCATTTCCGGCCAATCCTTAAATGTCTTTCCTGCTCCTGAAATTGCCTGGTATGTTGTAGCAACAACTTCTTTTGGTCCAAATTCTTTCCATGCTGCCAGACAAGGTGCGTAACTCTGAATAGAACAGTTTGGTTTTACTGCAATAAATCCACGAGTTGTTCCAAGACGTTTTTTCTGATCTGCAATCACCTCAAAATGCTCTGCATTGATCTCAGGCACTACCATTGGTACATCTGGTGTCCAGCGATGTGCACTATTATTTGAAACAACCGGAGTTTCTGTTTTAGCATAAGCCTCTTCAATTGCCTTGATTTCTTCTTTTGTCATATCTACTGCACTAAACACAAAATCTACTGTAGATGCAACTTTTTCTACTTCATTTACATTCAATACAACCAGTTTTTTTACTGCTTCCGGCATTGGAGTATCCATTTTCCATCTGTCTCCAACAGCATCTTCATATGTCTTTCCTGCTGAACGTGGGCTTGCTGCTACTGTTACTACCTCAAACCATGGGTGATTTTCAAGAAGAGAAATAAATCTCTGTCCTACCATTCCTGTTGCTCCTAAGATACCGACTTTTAACTTCTGTTCCATTATACATCTTCTCCTTTATCTAACTCTTCTATGATATAACTGCATTATGATTATTCTGCAATCAAATATGCTTCTTCCTGTGCAATCACTTTTTCCATTGCAGCTTTTCCAGGTGCTCCAATCGTATTTCTCATCTCAACACAGGTTTTCATACTGATTGCTTCATAAATATCTTCTTCAAATACCGGTGAAATCGCTTTGAACTCTTCCAATGACATATCATCGAGTGCAATATTCTTATCAATACAATATAACACCAGTTGACCTACAATACCATGTGCATCCCGGAATGGAACTCCATGGTTAACAAGATAATCTGCTGCATCTGTCGCGTTTGTAAAACCATTCTTAGCACTGTTTTCCATTCTTGTTTTATTGAATTTCATCGTGCGAAGCATTCCGGTAAATAATGCCAGACATCCTTTGGTTGTGTCAATCGCATCAAAAACAAATTCTTTGTCTTCCTGCATATCTTTATTATATGCCAGTGGAATTCCTTTCATCGTTGTCAACATAGACATCAATGCTCCATATACTCTTCCTGTCTTACCACGAACCAGCTCTGCAATATCCGGATTCTTTTTCTGAGGCATAATACTGCTTCCTGTACTGTATGCATCATCAATATCTACAAACTGATATTCATTTGAATTCCAAATAATCACTTCTTCCGAAAATCTACTCAAATGCATCATCACAGT
This Ruminococcus hominis DNA region includes the following protein-coding sequences:
- the leuC gene encoding 3-isopropylmalate dehydratase large subunit, with the translated sequence MGMTMTQKILAAHAGLDSVEAGQLIMAKLDVVMANDITGPMALPIVKQMSDHVFDKDKVVFVPDHFTPNKDIKSAENSKAIREFAKEQGLKWYFEQGKSGVEHAILPEAGVVAAGECIIGADSHTCTYGALGAFSTGVGTTDIATGMATGELWFKVPGAIKFVLTGKPGPYVSGKDIIIHIIGKIGVDGALYKSMEFVGDGIENLSMDDRFTMANMAIEAGAKNGIFIVDDKTEEYLKEHTKKEYTVYTADEDAQYEQVVEINLAEVRPTVAFPHLPGNAKTIDEIEAMEPIKIDQVVIGSCTNGRMEDMRKAAAILKGHTVHPDVRVMVIPATQKIYKQCIKEGLLDIFVDAGCAVNTPSCGPCMGGHMGVMAAGEKCVSTTNRNFVGRMGHVDSLIYLASPEVAAASAIAGCIANPEKVGDK
- the asd gene encoding aspartate-semialdehyde dehydrogenase, translating into MEQKLKVGILGATGMVGQRFISLLENHPWFEVVTVAASPRSAGKTYEDAVGDRWKMDTPMPEAVKKLVVLNVNEVEKVASTVDFVFSAVDMTKEEIKAIEEAYAKTETPVVSNNSAHRWTPDVPMVVPEINAEHFEVIADQKKRLGTTRGFIAVKPNCSIQSYAPCLAAWKEFGPKEVVATTYQAISGAGKTFKDWPEMVGNIIPFIGGEEEKSEQEPLRVLGRVENGQIVKAELPKITCQCIRVPVLNGHTAAVFINFEKKPTKEQLIEKLVNFKGFPQEANLPSAPKQFIQYLEEDNRPQVTQDVNYENGMGVSIGRLREDSMFDYKFVGLSHNTVRGAAGGAVLCAEALTAKGYIQAK